The genomic stretch TTGTTTCTCGTCCGGGTCTATGCCGAGTTCCGCCGCCAGGGTTTCGTTAAACGCCGCCATATGAGGGTTCCAGAACGGAACAGGATCTTTTTTCTGGTAGAATTCGTGTGGCAGTTCCGCGTAGGCGTTCTCAAAACGAAGATCTGTTATTTTTCTCATCTCGCAATGGCCTCTGCGCTCCGTTTCGCGTTATGCCGGCCGGGGAACGGGCGTCGGGGAAAATCCCCGCATCCGGGTTCATACTACACCCCGGTCCTGTAAGGAGTATAATATTCCCTTGGGAAATCATGAAATACAGAAAAAACAAGATAAAAACCGAACATTCGATAATAAAGGGACTAAGGCGTTTTCTCGAGGACAACATCTCGGGGCTTGACCACGTGACGGGAATCATTCCCGGGGAGATAAAGGTCGGCCGGGCCACCGGGGAGAATCTCGCGGTGAGCTACAAGTACAGCACCCTAAGCGGGGCCAAGCTCATAGCGAGAAGCGGCACCTCGGTGCAGGAGGTGTTTGTCATCACGAAGGATCCCGAGGAGCTGAAAGCGCTTATAGAGCGTCTAGGCGAATGAGCTTTCCCTGAGGGTCACCGCGCCTTCCCCGAGCAGTCCCTCGATGTTTTCTATGAGCTCGTCCCCGAAGTCGACCTTGCAGTTTCCGACCCTCAGGACGGCCTCCGAGTGGTCGGTCTTCATGTCGATTATAACGGTCGAGTCTCCCGGGAACTTCTCGAGGATCTCCCTCAGGCTGAGTATGTTCTGCTCGTTTGCCGATTTGCGGGCGATGCTTATGCGGACGGCGGAATTCGTTCTGATTTCCCTGAGCGAGGAGATGTCGCTTGCGAGAAGACGTATCTTGTCGTCGGAGACCTCGACCCTGCCTTTTGCTATTACGGGCTCGATCTTCTGCTCAAGGAGGGACTTGGATGTGCGCAGGGTGTCGTTGAACACTATCGCCTCCACGAAACCGT from Candidatus Dadabacteria bacterium encodes the following:
- a CDS encoding DUF2103 domain-containing protein, whose translation is MKYRKNKIKTEHSIIKGLRRFLEDNISGLDHVTGIIPGEIKVGRATGENLAVSYKYSTLSGAKLIARSGTSVQEVFVITKDPEELKALIERLGE